The DNA segment AGGGCAAAAAAGCTGCCATTCAGGTGTTTGAGGGAACCAACGGAATCTCCCTGAAAAACACAAAAACAAAATTTACAGGAAAGCCGATGGAGCTTGCGTTATCACGCGAGATGCTGGGGCGTACCTTTAACGGAAGCGGACAGCCAATCGACGGGCTGGGAGAAATCTATGCCGAGAAAAGTGCGGATATCAATGGACAGCCGCTGAATCCGGTTTCCCGTGTGTACCCGCGAAATTATATCAATACCGGTATCTCAAGTATCGATGCCTTAACAACACTGATTCGCGGACAGAAGCTGCCAATTTTCTCCGGCTCCGGTATGCCGCACAATGAGCTGGCAGTTCAGCTTGTAAAGCAGGCGAAGATATCGGAAGGGGACGGTAAGAATTTCTGTATCGTCTTTGCGGCTATGGGTGTTAAAAACGATGTCGCAGATTATTTCAAGCGCTCCTTCGAGGAAGCAGGCGTTATGGAAAAGGTTGTTATGTTTATCAATCTTTCCAATGACCCGATCATCGAGCGTACCCTGACACCGCGCTGTGCCTTAACGGCTGCGGAATATCTGGCATATGAGCAGGATATGCATGTACTGGTTATTTTGACAGATATTACCTCATATTGTGAGGCGCTGCGTGAGTTCTCCAGCAGTAAGGGAGAAATTCCGGGACGTAAGGGATATCCGGGATACCTGTACTCTGATCTGGCTTCACTGTATGAAAGAGCAGGTATTGTCAAGGGTGCCGGAGGGTCTGTCACGCAGATTCCGATTCTGACAATGCCGAATGACGATATCACCCACCCGATTCCTGACCTTACCGGGTATATCACCGAGGGACAGATCGTACTGGATCGTAATCTGAACCAGATGGGAGTTTATCCGCCGGTTGGTGTCCTGCCTTCATTGTCACGTTTGATGAAGGATGGAATCGGTGAAGGCTTTACAAGAAAGGATCACTCTGATGTATCCAATCAGCTGTTCGCAGCCTATGCGAAGGTGCAGGATGCCAGAAGTCTGGCTTCTGTTATCGGTGAGGATGAGCTGAGTGATGTCGACAAGCAGTATATGTCCTTTGGTACGTTATTTGAGGAGCATTTCCTGAATCAGGGCTTTGATGATAACCGCAGTATTGAAGAAACGCTGGATCTGGGCTGGGATTTACTCAGCGTCCTGCCGCGTGCGGAGCTTGACCGTGTAGATAACGAGGTTCTTGAGGTCTATTACGATCATGAGCGTGCGGTGAAACGTTTTGGTCTGAAAAGTGGGCCTATCATCAAGGAACTGGCATCTCAGGGTAACTGATTATGGCCAATAAACAGGTGTTTCCAACCAAAGGAAATCTGATTGCGACAAAGAAATCAAACGATCTGGCACATATGGGGTATGAGCTGATGGATCGGAAACGGAATATCCTGACGCGCGAGATGATGTCGCTGCTGGATGATGTAAAGCTGCTGCGTGATAAGATTACGATTACGTATCAGAAGGCTTACTATGCCTTGCAGCAGGCGAATATGTCCTTGGGTGTCATCAGTGATCTGGTGGAAGCGGTGCCGGTGGATACCGGTATCCATATCAGCTATCGCAGTGTCATGGGTGTGGAGATTCCAAAGATTCAATACGATAAGCAGGAGTATAAGCTGACCTATGGCTTAGATCATGCAAATTCCAAGCTGGATTATGCGTACCGCTGTTTCTATAAGGTAAAGGAAATGACGGTGATTCTGGCAGAGGTGGAGAATAGTGTGTACCGGCTTGCAAATGCGATCCGCAAGGCGCAGAAGCGTGCCAACGCCCTGAAGAACATCGTGATTCCGGATTTTGAACATAATATCAAGTTCATAACGGATGCGCTTGAGGAAAAGGAGCGGGAGGAGTTTTCCCGTCAGAAGGTCATCAAGGCAACTAAGGATCGAAAAAAAGCTGAAGAGTCCGCAACATAGCGGCTCTTTTTTTCACGCTCAACATGCTCATGAGATTCCAAGAGCAGCGCTCAGGCTCTGAATAAGTACGGTTATTGGCAGGAAAAATCAAATCGTGTTCAAGGAATATATGCAGGGAATGTGCTGCGGCATGGTGTAAGGTGGAATGTGCGTGCGGGAGTGAGGCAATCGGTGCCGGCTTCAGAAAAGAGAATCAATCTGAATCCGAGGATATTTTCTTGGACAAGATCAGATGGCTTTACTGAACTGTGAAAAATCGAATGTTAACTTGGGTATGTAGCGGCCCGGTATTTGCATAGGACGATTCTTTCTATATGATATAGAATGCTGGTGATCCATCGGTTTTTAAATGATTAACCATTTGCTGCTTTCCATATACAGGATTCTTTTGCTTTATAAAGGTTGGAAGGAAATGCATCGGATTTTTATCGAAAAGAGTACAAAGGTAAGCAAAGAAAAGGGCACAAGACCTTTATTTATCAGGGGATTTTGCAGTATTGCTGAAAAAGATAAAAAAAACGAAAAAAATTCAAAAAAAGTCTTGCATAAATGGTCTTTCTGTTGTATTATATATGAGCGCTGATGAGAACAGCGCAAAGAAAGAAAACGAAAACGATGCGCCCATAGCTCAACTGGATAGAGCGTTTGACTACGGATCAAAAGGTTGTGGGTTCGATTCCTGCTGGGCGCGCCATTATTTTTCGGGATGTAGCACAGCTTGGTAGTGCACTTGATTTGGGATCAAGGGGTCGCAGGTTCAAATCCTGTCATCCCGACCATTGTAAAATTGTAAACACGGCTGGGTAGCTTAGTTGGCTAGAGCATCCGGTTCATACCCGGAAGGTCGCGAGTTCGAGTCTCGCCCCCGCCACCAATTTTGCTAATTGGACCCTTAGCTCAGTTGGTCAGAGCATCCGGCTCATAACCGGTGGGTCGTAGGTTCGAGTCCTACAGGGTCCACCATTATGTTACCGAACATCTGGAGGAATACCCAAGTGGTTGAAGGGTCCGGTCTTGAAAACCGGTAGGTCGGGAAACTGGCGCCTGGGTTCGAATCCCAGTTCCTCCGCCATTTAAATCTTCAACTAAAAAAGAATTGCTCATTAAACATCGCGGGGTAGAGCAGCCTGGTAGCTCGTCGGGCTCATAACCCGGAGGTCGTTGGTTCAAATCCTTCCCCCGCAACCAAATGGTCCCGTAGCTCAGTCGGTAGAGCAATGGACTGAAAATCCATGTGTCGTTGGTTCGATTCCGACCGGGACCACCATTTAAGAAAACAAGCCTTTAGATAAAGAAAATCCTTTATTTAAAGGCTTTTCTTATGTTTTACTATATTGCTTGTTATGATAAAAAACACCAAAATGACGAAAACATGACGAAAAAATCTACTTTTTTATATTCTGATTAGGTGCTATACTGATATTAGAGATAGGAAAGAAGGTGTGATTCATGGCTGTTGAAAAGAGAAACGGTAAGTGGTATATACGTGGTAAAGTGAAGTTGGAGGATGGCAACTTCAAAGACTATCATCGTGTAGCAAAAGGCTGCAAACTCAAAAAAGAAGCTATGAAATTTGAGGAGAGCTTCCTGGCCAAGTACAATGAGGATCTGGAGCAGATGCGCGCTACCAATATCACATTTAAAGAGCTTACTGAAATGTATTTAAGGGAAAAACAGGGAAGCACGAAATCAAGTACGCTTGCTACTGATAAGTACATGTTTGATCAGATGGATGAGCTGTATGATAAGAAAATCAATCTGATTAGAACGAAGACGATAAAAGACTTCATCGAAAGCTACAACACACCAGAATACAAGCTGTCGTATGTTAATAAGATGAGGACATATCTAAATAAACTTTTCAGCTATGCTGTTAAACAGAATCTTATCGAACGTAACCCCGTTTCTTCTATTCCTAATTTTAAGCGCCCTGACGAATTGAAAGAAGAAATGCAGTTCTACACACCTGATGAGTGGAAACGCTTCATACAGGCATTTCCTAAAGACGATATCATGTATTATACGATTTGCTGCACTTTGTATTATATGGGGATGCGTCGTGGTGAAGTACTTGCCTTGAATAGGAAAGATGATGTGGACATCGTAAAGGGGACAATACGCGTCAATAAGACTGTTTCTCAGTACGTAAGTGGACAGAGGTATGTAGTAACACCTCCTAAAACAAAAAACTCGTACAGGGTCATAAAAATGCCGGATGAGGAGCTTCGGATTATGACGGAATATCTTGAATGGTATGATTCATGCCCTGGAGCGCCTGCGGATGGCTTCCTGTTCGGAATGGATCAGCCGATTATTCCTAAACTGCTAAATAAGAGGTTTCATAGAGTGGCAGATGCTGCAGGTTTACCACAAATTCGTATTCATGACCTCAGACACTCCCATGCCACGCTTTTAATTAACCACGGTGCAAATATCAAAGCCATAGCAGATCGCCTCGGAAACACAGTGGAAGAGGTGCTGAAGACCTATTCCCATCTGTTCAATGAAACAGAAGATGCTATGATTCAAATCATCAATAATGTATTCAAAAAATAGGACAGCTCTTTGTAGGGCTGTCCTTTAATCATAATATGGATAAAGAGAATCTATAGCTTCATCGCGAATGTCTTTTGCTTTATTATCAATAATGTTTTTTAAAACATTTGCTTTCTCAATAGGATCAGTATAATCCGCTAATTGTTTTACAAATCCTATTGAATGGTTTTTTAAAAATTCTTGTGCTTGTTCAAGATTTGTAAACGTGTCATAACAGTAATTATAGCCACTATTTATATAGTTAATAGGCTTTTTTATATCAAGATCGCGTACGATATAATATAGAAATTGATTGTTTTTTATTTGATCAATAATGATATGATATATTTTTTCTAAGAAAGAAGTGTGATATTGTTTTATATGTCGATTATCTATTGTGGTTATATTTATATCTTGAAAAAACATAAGTAAATGCTTCCTTCTTGAAATATTCTTCAATTGACTTTCATCGTTTATTTGCATTACTTTATTTTTCAGAAGTATTGCTCCGGCATTAAAATCTCCAAATCGCTTTTCATTTTCTTTGCCCATTGCATCTCTCAATGTCCCAATGCTTAATAAATAGGGTTCCTGTATTTTTTGTAAGCTTTTCTTGGATATTGCATCATAAAAATTTTCATACTTTAATAAATTTAATTGAATTAGTATATCATGTTCGAAGATTGTATAATAATCGTAATAATCATCATTGTTTAGTTGGATTTCTTTATCATTTTTTTTATAATAAAGCATAGCTTCTTGCTTTAATGTATTGTAATCTTTAGGAAACTCATTTTTTTTATTAAGAAAAAGTTGCTCGGACGTCATATCTATAGGGTAATCTAAAATAACAGCAAGTGCTCTCTGCTCTATGAGTGTTGGTATGCTTTCACCAATTACCCAAGAATAAATTTTAGAATATGTTTGCTCCAAAGTTTCGTATTTAATCATTGATAGATGATCTTTTTTCACATATCTATACCATTCTGTAACAAACTCATAATAATTTTTTCTGTTTAATTGTATAGCAGTTTTAAAATTTACAGAAAAATTTTCAAAATTATCGTTTCTTTTATATTCTCTATCAATATCTAAAAGAAAATCAATACTTACATTAAAATATGAGGCTATCTCTTTCAAAGTATCGAAATCAGGTTCTCTTCTACCTGTTTCATAATTCGCATAAGTCTGTTGATTCATACCCAACTTATCTGCCATTTCTTTTTGTGTTAGATTACATGATGTTCTTAATTTCTTTAAATTTTCCATTATCATCACCACTGTTATTTTACCACGAAATGGCTATACAAACAATTTGTTTTAAAAAATAGTTGAAATTTTTTTTTGTTTTGAATTATTATATTGTTGTCATACAAAATGACAAGAATCCCAAAATGAAAAGGAGGTGTGATGCATGGAAAATATTTCAATGGGAAAGAAGCTAAAAATATTAAGAGGCACAAAATCTAAAGAAGAGGTTGCATATAAAGTTGGTATTACCACAGTGGCTTTAATGAATTATGAAACTGGAACAAGGATGCCTAAGGATGAAATTAAGATTAAATTAGCTGATTTTTATGGACTTACTGTCCAAGAATTGTTCTTTCCAGATCAAGTGAAAGACAAAAAGAAAAGCACTCATTCATAATCTTTGGCCGGATTAATGAGTGCACCACACAACAACCACAAGGGATTGCTATATCTATTCTACTAAAATTGTATCCCAAAATCAATGGAAAAATACTAGAAATTGCAGGGAAATTGCAAAATTTGGGTTATAATCATGAAAATATAGCTTCCTGTGGTTTAGACGTATACCATATACGGCAGAACCGTACAGGAGATAAGATAAAGTGAACGAAGTAGTAAGAATCAAAAATCATGAGTTACAAGTCAAGGAATACAAAGGGCAGCGTGTAGTGACATTCAAGGATATTGACGAATGCCACGAAAGACCAGAGGGAACAGCTAGAAAGAGATTTAATGATAACAAAAAGCACTTTATTGAGGGAGTAGATTACTTTACTATAAGTGAACCGTCCGTTTTACGGACGCTTGGTATTAAACGCCCTCAAGGTGGAACTCCGGATAAATCAATCGTAGTTTCAGAATCTGGTTATTTTATGATAACAAAACCAATGAAAGATGATCTAGCATGGGAAGTACAGCGGATGCTGGTTAATACATACTTCCAGAAGCAGCCAGAAAACCAAACTGATCCAGAAAAGTTGATGATTGCTGAGGCTAAACTTATGAACGCTAAAGCACGAATGGCCTCTATGCTGCTCAAATTAAGTGACCGGAATCCTGATAATCCAATGCACCAACAGATTTGCATTAGCTATGCTTCAGAAGCTCTAACAGGGGAAAAAGTTATTCCGCTACCAGAATGCCAGGAACGCTATTTTACAGCTACAGAGATAGCCGAAATGGTCGGTAGTAACAAGAACACAGTAGGAAAGAAAGCAAAAGAAGCCGGTATTCGTCCTGTGGATGAAGATACGAAATCTGAATATGGAATGTGGTTCTTCGATAAATCGCCTAATTCACATAAACAGGTGTCCACTTTCAAATACAATGCCAAGGGTGTAGAAGCTGTAAAAGCTCTCTTCTCTCAGACAGTAGCATAGCAGTGAGGATGTTAAGATATGATATTCAATTACAATCTGCTGAACAACCGCATCGCCCAGGTATGCGGATCACAGCAGGAGTTCGCAAGAAGACTGGGAATAAGTTTTGAAGAACTGCAAGAAAGGTTTGTCAGTGATTCCGGCTTATATACTGATGATATGAAAAAAGGAATTGACATTTTATCAATTCCTATAAGTGAAGCAGAGAGATATTTTTTTAATAAAGGGTTATAAATTTATGCCCTTTTTTTATATCTTCCGGCAAAAAATTTAATAGAATCAAGTAACTGCTCTTTAAATTCGCTTATATCATCTTCTGACATTTCAGTTAAATCATATTGTCCAAATTCCTGAACTATATCATTTCTGATAAGCGTATCTATGATTTCAGAAATATCTTTACCTATATAATTAGGATCACCCATTCTTTTTGTTCGCTCTATCAAATCTGAGACATTTATATGAAAATAGTCTTTTAAAGTATATACATCAGCCATAATGGGGGATGCCTGCCCATGAATCCATCTATAAATTTTAGCAGAATCTAAATTAGTTTTTTCAGCTAATTCAGTGATTGATATATTATCACGATCCATGTAATACTGCAAGTTTAATGCGAAAGTAGTGATAATCTCGCTTTCGCTCCCCCTTGATATTTCCCATCCCATCAGTTTTGCAGGGGTGGTATCAAGATATTTTGCAAGTAACTCTATTTTATCTGAAGGTATGTTAGAAATTTTTCCACTTTCATATCTCTGTATTGTTTGCTTGCTAGTTCCAACTTTTTCAGCTAATTCTTCGAGAGTCATATTCTTTTTTTTCCTAAGATTTTTAATATTCATGCTGAGTAAGGTTTTCATTTTTCTGACCTCCTAGCTAAAGTATAACACAAATCACTCAATATGCAACAAAAAAATCTTGACATGTCACTTACTGGGTGATATTATGAAGTCACCTAATCAGTGACAGGAGGTAAGGAAATGATTGATACAGCGAAGTTGAAAGGTAGGATAGCTGAAAAAGGTCTTTCACAGCGCAAAGTGGCAAAATGTATCGGTATCACTGAAAAAACATTTTACGCAAAAATGAAGGCCGGGGTGTTTGGTAGTGATGAAATCGAAAAAATGATAGATATATTAGATATTAGAGACCCTACAAGTATTTTTTTTGTCAGTTCAGTCACTAGATAAGTGACTTTTACAGATAGGAAGTGAGGTGAGCACATGAGAATTGAAGAATGGAATGGCTATCGGATTAGATTCGTTGAGAAAGATGGTGAATGGTGGGCAGTATTGAAAGACGTTTGCGATGCATTGGAACTGAAAACTTGGAAAGTAAAACAAAGACTTGAAAAGGACCTACTTTCAAAGTATACCCTTGAAACTAATGGTGGTGTTCAAGAAATGCTTATAGTAAGTGAATTTGGTTTCTATGATGTAGTTTTTCAATCACGTAAGAAAGAAGCAAAAAAGTTCAGGCATTGGGCTTATGAATTATTCTGTTATTTACGTAAGGTTACAGGTCTTGAAGGATTCCAAGTATTTCGTATGCTGGACAAGGAGCATCAAAAAGAAATGATGAAGAAATTAAACCATAATATTGGGAGCCCTAAGCAAAAGCACTTCATTAAAGCAAACACGATAGCAAACAAAGCGATATCTACTAAACATGGTTATACAAAAATGATAAAAAAAGGTGAAATGTCCCCGCAGATGTTAATTGAGCGTGAACCTATTTTAGAAGATACTGTTGAACTTATGTCTGTCAATGAAAAATTCGGATTAGGCATTTCAGTAAGTAAAGCAGTTTATCAAAAGTATCACTCATAGAAAGGAGGCCTAGAAATGGCAGAAGAATTACAGATTCTACACATTGACGGAAAGAACGTCATCGATTCACGACTAGTTGCTGAAAGAATTAAGATGCAGCACAAGGATTTACTTAAAAAGATACGAAATTATGAGGCTGTATTACTCGGCGCAAAATTGCGCTCAGTAGATTTCTTTATTCAGAGCAATTATGTAGATAGTACAGGACGGACATTGATGTGCTACTTACTTACAAAAGAAGGATGCGAAATGGTAGGGAATAAGCTCACTGGAGAAAAGGGTGTCCTGTTCACTGCTGAATATGTTACAGCATTTAATCGCATGGAAAATGAAATCGCTGGTCTATCTGATTCTGATTTCAGAGATATTCCATTAGAAGCATTTGCCAGCTACCAGAGGATACAGCGTACTGTTATGAAAGACTTAGGGAAGTCACCAAAAGAAATTGCCACTGAGTTTAAGAAGGTGTCCATACAGTTCGGTATAAATTTATCTGATAACTTTGATCAGTTGGCGTTCGAACAAGAAAGTTTATTTTAAGGAGGAAAAGATATGAGTGATGAATTAAAAACAAAGAAAGTGAATCTTCCTTGCTATAAGGTACAAGGAAGATATGTGGTAAGTAATATTGATGTAGCGAATGCCTTTGGAGTTTCAGTTGGTAAGTTAAATAAAAAGATTAAGCGACTCATCAAAGAGGCTAATCAGAATCAACCGATGTCAGATTCCTTCGTTATTCCAGGGAAACCAACAGATAATGGTGCGAACACGTTCTTTTTAACAAGAGAGGGATGCCTGATGTTAGGAGCTGCGTGTTCTGATGGATTTATGAAAAAGAATTTCAACGCACTAGTAGAAGGATTCAACAGTCTGGAATTGGCAAATTGGAAAGATTCTAAAAAAGCGAAAGTTACACGAACTACTACAGAATTGGAGAAGTTCTTTATTCATCGACTGTCCAAGGTTGAAGATTTTACAGAATTCTTTAATGCTGTATGCGATGTGCTTTTTGACTTAAAGGGAGATCAGTATCGTGATCTGATTTATGCTGTTAGAAATTATAGTAAAGATTACGACGATATGGCAATTCTGAATCTTACTAATTTAATTCAAACAGAAAAAGTACTCTGGCAGCTTGGAAATGATGCTAAGCCAAAGGACATTAAAAAAAAGATAGCACTAAGTGCATAAGGAGGCGCACATGAATAACGTAATGAACATAACAAATCAAACACCGATTGAAATCGCATTAGGCATTGATGAGAACGGCATGACTACTGCTAGAAAGCTGTATGAGTTTTTAGAACTTCATCCATCAGCCTTTGCTAGATGGGCAAAGCAGAATATTGAAAATAATGAATTCTATGAAGAAAATACGGATTGGTGGGGGTTCAACATCATGTTGAACGGTAATGAATGCAAAGATTACAAGCTCACAACCGACTTGGCAAAACACTTATCAATGGAATCTCACTCGAAACGTGGAAAAGAAGCGAGAGATTATTATGTAACCATTGAAAATAAATCAAAAGAAGCTGCAATTCAATTATCCGGTCTATCCACAGAAATGCAAGCAATCCTTATGCAGGATAGGAAACTAGTCGAGCAGGATAAGCGAATCACAGTATTGGAAGATAATACATTGCTAAGCACTCGACAGCGCCGCAAAATAAGAGGCGCAATTCATAGTGCCGTTGCCTCTGCATGTGGTGGGATAAAGACCGCTGCATATAAAGAAAACAGCAAAAGAGTGTATAAAGCTGTATACAACTTCCTATATGATCATTACGATATTTCAGAATATGCTGATATCCCAAAGGTCAAATATGACGAAGCTTTATCGCTGATTGAAAAATGGTATCCAAGCTATGACCTGCAGCTGAGTATCGATCTATCGAATAACTGCAAACAGCAGGGGATGGATTTGAATGAAGATTAGTTTCTGGTGCCAACATGGAAAAACTCTTTTACAGTAATAAAGATATCCGGGAATTATATGAAATCAGCGAAGCACAGGCCTATCGCCATATGCGGCGAATGAAGGAAATCTACGAGATTGATGAGAACCGTTTACCTAGAAGAGGTGTGCTGCCAGTCGCAATCGTAAAAGACTACTTTCATCAGGGCAAAAAGAAAAAAGATGCTTAGTGACGGCAATCACCAAACATCTGGAGGAGGTCCCTCCATACTCTATCACGAGTATATTATACCAAGGGACCTCCTGAATAATCAAGGAGGAAATGAAAAATGAATTTAGATATGCGTATTTTAACTGATATCATGTGCATTTCAGCATGTGTATACTGCATTGCCTATTATACAAAATGTCTGTTCAGACATGAGAATCCACTTCTCGAGGAGACGGAAGAATGAGCAATTTTAATATGGTGATACCTGACCGACAAGCCTATATTCACATCGATATGGCTGAATTAGAATCAATGTTATATGAAATTTGGGAGTATGCAAAGGCTGGATGTGAAGCTGCTATAGCGTTTATGAAATCAGATTTGCGTACTGAGTATGTAAATATGGAGCTTTCCTTTAATGATGGGAAGGCGATAGCATATGAGGGATATAGTAGAATTAGTTTCAATATGAAAAATGTTATAAGAAAATGCAAAAATGTGAAAACATCATTGCGCCAGGAGGTATTATCATGACCAGAAATGAGGTGCTGAACAAGCTGCTTTCCAAGTATGGTAAGCATGGTTATACACGTTTGAAAATTAGTGGGCTTATCAAAGATGGTGAGAAACACGGGTTCTCCTATACAATGATTTACAACGGGTTAAGAATGGCGTTTTCTAATGTAACAGGTGAGCATGAATATTTCAGCTTGCAGGATATGATGGAAATCACCGGAGAAACTCAGGATGAACTAATCGCTAGAATTGAGGATTCCAGAGAAGAATTACGTAAGAACGGTGAAGACCCAGACGATTATTTTGTTCAGGTGACACCAAAGGAGTTGAGATCATGAAGAAAATTGAAATTTTGGATTTAGAAGATGAAATCACCACTTTGGAAATGTCCATGTCTCTTTTGATGATAGTGAAGGATGGTATAGAAGGATACCTATACAACAACGAGCAAATTATTGATGAAGCCATCAGTTCGGTTTTGAATATTCAAAGAGATGCACTTGAGCGTCTGAGAAATAAATACCAAAAGTTGATTACGGAGGTGCCTAATGCAAAATATTGACGATGTTATTATCGAACTGCCAGAATACAATGAAAAAATCAAGCAGCAGTTCAAAGCAACGAGTGAATTTATCAGAAATCTACCTTTAACACGAGAGCAGAATGATGAGCTTGTTTACCGTCTCGTTGACGATGTGAAAGCTGCAAGACAAGATGGTTTTGCTTGTGCTATCTGTAAACTGATTGAAAAAGAAGCATCTACGAATGAATCTGACGATGCAAAGATAGAGAACCTCAACAATGGCTTGCGCAAATATGCGGATGAAGTAAAGGCTCATATCTTATCCGAAAATGATTGCACGCTAGATGAAGCTCTAGAGATTTTAGATGGTGCAATGGATCCGATTGATATATTCAATCTTGCCTTTTACTTGGGTTATGGAAAAGCTATGGGGATTCCGGAAGCAGAAGGGAGTTATCAGGCATGACGAATGAACAGATAAACGCATTAAATGAGAAGTATCATAAGAGCAAAAAATATAAATCAGTTACCAGAGGAGACCTGATCGAATACATCAATAAAACGATGCTCAAACTATCCGACAGCGATCTAAAAAAATTGTATGATACCGCATTACAGATGTGGATGAAAGGATAGTAGGTATGACAATCAAACAAAGAAGAAAAGAGTACGGCATCTCTAGAAAATCAATGGCTAAATTATTGGGTATTACCAGGAAGCAGTATAAAGCGCTGGAAGATAATACTGGTGAATTTGCAATCGGTATCATCACACAAATCTGTCTGATACTTAATATTGAAAATGTTGCAGATGTTGAGCGAAAGAACACATATCCGATTTTAAAAAGAAAACGACTCATTCAGGGGCTTTCCCTACGCGATACAGCACATAAAGTGGGAGTGAATGTATTTACCTATTGGATGGTAGAACGCTACTGTAGAAGGCTGGATGACGCAACATTAGAAAGAATTGCAGAATTGTTAGCACCGGAAGCAGAGTTTTCAGCATTTAAGGAGGCCCTCTTATGTATAGAGCAAGTGAAAGCATAGCTAAAGTTGGTTCAGATTTCCTGCTGGATTTAATGAACTGCGAAACACCGATTTACTTTCTGTATTATAACGGGAGTATGTGGCTTCCTCTTGAATGTATCGTATTAGCCATTACCAATGAGCAAATGATGGTACGGTATGAAACACGTCCGGGATGGCCCGAAACAGACTCACAGCAGGGCGTTAAAATGCACTGGATAGAAATATCAGATCATAACGTAAA comes from the Erysipelotrichaceae bacterium 66202529 genome and includes:
- a CDS encoding V-type ATP synthase subunit D → MANKQVFPTKGNLIATKKSNDLAHMGYELMDRKRNILTREMMSLLDDVKLLRDKITITYQKAYYALQQANMSLGVISDLVEAVPVDTGIHISYRSVMGVEIPKIQYDKQEYKLTYGLDHANSKLDYAYRCFYKVKEMTVILAEVENSVYRLANAIRKAQKRANALKNIVIPDFEHNIKFITDALEEKEREEFSRQKVIKATKDRKKAEESAT
- a CDS encoding helix-turn-helix domain-containing protein; this encodes MKTLLSMNIKNLRKKKNMTLEELAEKVGTSKQTIQRYESGKISNIPSDKIELLAKYLDTTPAKLMGWEISRGSESEIITTFALNLQYYMDRDNISITELAEKTNLDSAKIYRWIHGQASPIMADVYTLKDYFHINVSDLIERTKRMGDPNYIGKDISEIIDTLIRNDIVQEFGQYDLTEMSEDDISEFKEQLLDSIKFFAGRYKKRA
- a CDS encoding V-type ATP synthase subunit B — encoded protein: MSLQYVGLSEINGPLVFLDNVENASYEEMVEIKCGDGTTRLGRVVQLEGKKAAIQVFEGTNGISLKNTKTKFTGKPMELALSREMLGRTFNGSGQPIDGLGEIYAEKSADINGQPLNPVSRVYPRNYINTGISSIDALTTLIRGQKLPIFSGSGMPHNELAVQLVKQAKISEGDGKNFCIVFAAMGVKNDVADYFKRSFEEAGVMEKVVMFINLSNDPIIERTLTPRCALTAAEYLAYEQDMHVLVILTDITSYCEALREFSSSKGEIPGRKGYPGYLYSDLASLYERAGIVKGAGGSVTQIPILTMPNDDITHPIPDLTGYITEGQIVLDRNLNQMGVYPPVGVLPSLSRLMKDGIGEGFTRKDHSDVSNQLFAAYAKVQDARSLASVIGEDELSDVDKQYMSFGTLFEEHFLNQGFDDNRSIEETLDLGWDLLSVLPRAELDRVDNEVLEVYYDHERAVKRFGLKSGPIIKELASQGN
- a CDS encoding tyrosine-type recombinase/integrase — protein: MAVEKRNGKWYIRGKVKLEDGNFKDYHRVAKGCKLKKEAMKFEESFLAKYNEDLEQMRATNITFKELTEMYLREKQGSTKSSTLATDKYMFDQMDELYDKKINLIRTKTIKDFIESYNTPEYKLSYVNKMRTYLNKLFSYAVKQNLIERNPVSSIPNFKRPDELKEEMQFYTPDEWKRFIQAFPKDDIMYYTICCTLYYMGMRRGEVLALNRKDDVDIVKGTIRVNKTVSQYVSGQRYVVTPPKTKNSYRVIKMPDEELRIMTEYLEWYDSCPGAPADGFLFGMDQPIIPKLLNKRFHRVADAAGLPQIRIHDLRHSHATLLINHGANIKAIADRLGNTVEEVLKTYSHLFNETEDAMIQIINNVFKK
- a CDS encoding phage repressor protein: MRIEEWNGYRIRFVEKDGEWWAVLKDVCDALELKTWKVKQRLEKDLLSKYTLETNGGVQEMLIVSEFGFYDVVFQSRKKEAKKFRHWAYELFCYLRKVTGLEGFQVFRMLDKEHQKEMMKKLNHNIGSPKQKHFIKANTIANKAISTKHGYTKMIKKGEMSPQMLIEREPILEDTVELMSVNEKFGLGISVSKAVYQKYHS
- a CDS encoding DUF739 family protein; amino-acid sequence: MIDTAKLKGRIAEKGLSQRKVAKCIGITEKTFYAKMKAGVFGSDEIEKMIDILDIRDPTSIFFVSSVTR
- a CDS encoding helix-turn-helix domain-containing protein, translated to MIMENLKKLRTSCNLTQKEMADKLGMNQQTYANYETGRREPDFDTLKEIASYFNVSIDFLLDIDREYKRNDNFENFSVNFKTAIQLNRKNYYEFVTEWYRYVKKDHLSMIKYETLEQTYSKIYSWVIGESIPTLIEQRALAVILDYPIDMTSEQLFLNKKNEFPKDYNTLKQEAMLYYKKNDKEIQLNNDDYYDYYTIFEHDILIQLNLLKYENFYDAISKKSLQKIQEPYLLSIGTLRDAMGKENEKRFGDFNAGAILLKNKVMQINDESQLKNISRRKHLLMFFQDINITTIDNRHIKQYHTSFLEKIYHIIIDQIKNNQFLYYIVRDLDIKKPINYINSGYNYCYDTFTNLEQAQEFLKNHSIGFVKQLADYTDPIEKANVLKNIIDNKAKDIRDEAIDSLYPYYD
- a CDS encoding DUF739 family protein — its product is MIFNYNLLNNRIAQVCGSQQEFARRLGISFEELQERFVSDSGLYTDDMKKGIDILSIPISEAERYFFNKGL
- a CDS encoding helix-turn-helix domain-containing protein; the protein is MENISMGKKLKILRGTKSKEEVAYKVGITTVALMNYETGTRMPKDEIKIKLADFYGLTVQELFFPDQVKDKKKSTHS